The genomic interval TCGGAGGTGGAGTAGGGGAAATATACCCACGTAGTTTTGTACTCACTCGAGGTATTAATCAAGAGCATTTCTATTTAAGTTCATTCAATGCTTATACATTAGGTACTTGGGAAGCAAATGGAGGCTCTGTAATTATAGAAGCTACAGGTAATGTTGAGGTATATGATATTAGATATGTATTAACTAGGACGCATAAAGCAAGATAACTCTTAGATTTTAAAGACTCTACTCGTTTACATTTACAAAAGAATCTTTTTGATTACTAGGTAATTCAAACAACTCAAGCTCAAAATAAGATACTGCAGCAAGAAAGTGATCAAATAAATCTGCCATAATATACTCGTAATTCTCCCAGACTTTATCTTTACTAAAGCAATATACCTCTAATGGTACTCCTTGAGCGGTAGGCGCAAGTTGACGACACATGAGTAACATTTCCTTGTTAATAGCGCTGTGATTCTCAATATAGGTTTCCATATATTTTCTAAAGACTCCTATGTTTGTCAAGTTTAATCCATTAATTTGAAGTGATCGATCTATATGATCTTGAGAATTAATTTTTTCTAATTTGTCTTCCATCGCACTTAAATAACTTGAAACCAGCCGTATGTTCTTTAATGCCTCTACGTCCTTGTCTGAAAGAAATTTAATGCTGTCTTGTTTGATCAGTAATGATCGTTTAATACGCCTCCCAGGGCTATCTGTCATACCACGCCAGTTCTTAAATGAATCTGAGATGAGCGCATAGGTAGGAATGGTCGTAATGGTCATATCAAAATTTTGCACTTTTACAGTAGCAAGGTTAATTTCAATAACATCTCCATCTGCCCCAAACTTATCAAAAGTAACCCAGTCACCTATACGTATCATATCGTTAATAGACACTTGAATACTAGCGACAAAACCTAAAATGGTATCCTTGAAGATAAGCAATATAATAGCAGAGGCAGCTCCAAAGGTTCCTACAGCTTCTTTTAAAGATACTGGAGTCACAAGGCTTACGGCAAAAAATAGCATAAAAACCCAAGCAAAGATCATAAATACCTGTATGTAACTGTCTATGGGCTTGTCTCTTAGGCCAGGTACTGTTTTAAAGTAATCTTTAAGTGTATGTAAAAAAGCGCGTATAATACGCAGTGCAATAAAGATCCCTACCAGTGTAAACAATACCAAAAATATTCTATGCGTTTCTGGAAAATCAATTAATACTGTAGGTAAAAAAGCCAGTAGCATGTAGAGAGGGACTAAGTGTGCAACCCTACGTGGAGCTCTGTTTTTAATCAATAAGTCATCAAAATTTGTTTTGGATCGTTTAGAAATACTCGCAGCTACACGACGTAAAATATTTCTAACAATGAGATCTACGACCACAACAAGGATAAGAAGCAATATACCCAGTATGAGTGCATTTAGAAATTTTGCAGCTATTTCTGAAAGTCCCCAATTTTCAAATTGATTGAAAAAAAAATGTCCTACCGTTTGTTTATCCATCATGGTACAAAGCTACGTATAAGACTATAATATTTTACATTAGTACAACTTATATCTGGGTGTAATTTTTGGGGTTACGCTTTCGCGAAAGCGTAAAAAAAAGCTACCCCTTTCACGAAAATAGCTTTTTCTATGAGGTGTTAATGTTAATCTCTAAAGGCTCCCAGGAGTTATTATGATTTAGAGATATACGTTTTAGGCGGATTACTATATGGGAGAGGTGTTTTTATTGATAGGGTTTTGTCTTTCTTAACTAATTCTAATGCGCTATCAAATGATATTTCTTCTTCATTAAATAAAAATATACTTCCAAGTTTTTTCATTTTTAACAAGTGATCTTGGATAGAGGGTGGCATTGGAGGCGGTGGCGGAGGTGGTAGTTCAGAAAGGGGTGCTGGTGGCGGTGGTGGTAGTAACTTTGCTGAGGGATTTTCTTTTACATAATTGGTTTTTTGGAATTCTTTTTCGGCCTTTTTACTGAAGGCGATACTATTTCCTTTAAACATAAATGATCTGACTGCTTCAGCATACTCTTTTGGAGACCATCCTTTAGTGATTTCATTAATTACCGCTTTCAATTTGGAAATTGGGGTAAACTTGCCATTAATCCAGATTTGATCATTTTTAATTTCTATCACCAATGATTTTTTTCCATTTCTCTGTGCACCAGTATTGAATTGAGAGGCGTAGTTTTCATCATTGCCAGTATAAAATTCTACACAAAAACTACTTTTAGAACTTCTTGTAAGCTCAAATAATTGTTCTATTTTCTCTTTTTTAAGACTTTCAGGATAATTTACATCTGTTTTAACGAGTGCAGAGGTAATATGCTGCTGTACTGCTAAACTATCTAAAGCCTGTTTATCCAGTTCCTTACCTTCAAAAAGAAACACTCCTGCTGTGTTGAGCTCTAGGTTTAAAACCTCGTCTAGTTCACTGGCAGATAGATCTGTAGTATTTTGAGATTGTGCTACGATTTCATTATTAAATAGGAAGAGGCATAATGCCACAAGCGGGATGACTAATAATGTTTTAAGGATTGCTGTTTTACGATTAAATGATTTTGATAACATAACGATTCGTTTTTTGGTTAATGAATAATTGAATGGGCTTTCAAGCGAAGTGTGATGAGCACAAGATGAGTAGCTTAAAAGTAAATTTTGATATGTCGAGATTTGGGTGCCTTCATTTAAAGCCCCTTTATCTGCAAGAAATTCATGATTGAGTTTTATGGTGTTTCTTGACAGCCATATTAATGGATTAAACCAAAATATAACTTGAATAAGTTCTATAAAAAGAATATCCCAAGAGTGTTTTTGACGTACATGCGTTGCTTCATGAGCAAGGACCTCTTTAGGTATTTTATCCTGATGATACTCATTTTCATTAAGAAATATCCATTTAAAGAATGAATGTGGAATCATTTTTGTTTTTAACAAAACCAGTGTAAAACCCTTTTTAGGAAGAAGGTGTGCTTTTGAAATTTTTCGCTTTAAGCGAACTAAATTAGCCGTAAATCTTACAGTAAAGAAACTAAATCCTAAAGTGTAGATTATTACTAGAGCAATCTGTGTATAATTTGTTGCTGGTGCAGCTACTGGAATTGTTTCTTTAGAAAATTCCTCACCTGTGGATTGATAAACAATAGCTGCTTCTTCAACGGTAGTATTAGTATCATACGTAAAAGTAACAAGCGGGATAGCTGTTGCAAATCCAACAGCAAAGAGTAAATAATAGCGTTTAAAATGATGTAACAAACTATTCTCTAGTACTAATTTATAGAATAGTAAAAATACGGCCAGACAAAGTGTGCTTTTTATAAGATAGGTTACAATCATAATTTTTTCTTTTTAAGTTGACTGTCTATAATGGCTTTAAGGTCCTCTAATTCCTTTTTTGATAAATCTGTTTCCTGAGTAAAAAATGATGCAAACTGACCAGCACTATTATTAAAGAAGTTTTTAATGAGCCCATTGACGTGCTTAGAGAAGTAATCAGTTTTTTTAACTAAAGGAAAATATTCTCTGGATCTGCCATATTGAATATAGTCTACAAATTGTTTATCCTGCATGCGTTTAAGTAAGGTGGCAATAGTTGTAGTTGCAG from Dokdonia sp. Hel_I_53 carries:
- a CDS encoding mechanosensitive ion channel family protein; its protein translation is MDKQTVGHFFFNQFENWGLSEIAAKFLNALILGILLLILVVVVDLIVRNILRRVAASISKRSKTNFDDLLIKNRAPRRVAHLVPLYMLLAFLPTVLIDFPETHRIFLVLFTLVGIFIALRIIRAFLHTLKDYFKTVPGLRDKPIDSYIQVFMIFAWVFMLFFAVSLVTPVSLKEAVGTFGAASAIILLIFKDTILGFVASIQVSINDMIRIGDWVTFDKFGADGDVIEINLATVKVQNFDMTITTIPTYALISDSFKNWRGMTDSPGRRIKRSLLIKQDSIKFLSDKDVEALKNIRLVSSYLSAMEDKLEKINSQDHIDRSLQINGLNLTNIGVFRKYMETYIENHSAINKEMLLMCRQLAPTAQGVPLEVYCFSKDKVWENYEYIMADLFDHFLAAVSYFELELFELPSNQKDSFVNVNE
- a CDS encoding M56 family metallopeptidase — its product is MIVTYLIKSTLCLAVFLLFYKLVLENSLLHHFKRYYLLFAVGFATAIPLVTFTYDTNTTVEEAAIVYQSTGEEFSKETIPVAAPATNYTQIALVIIYTLGFSFFTVRFTANLVRLKRKISKAHLLPKKGFTLVLLKTKMIPHSFFKWIFLNENEYHQDKIPKEVLAHEATHVRQKHSWDILFIELIQVIFWFNPLIWLSRNTIKLNHEFLADKGALNEGTQISTYQNLLLSYSSCAHHTSLESPFNYSLTKKRIVMLSKSFNRKTAILKTLLVIPLVALCLFLFNNEIVAQSQNTTDLSASELDEVLNLELNTAGVFLFEGKELDKQALDSLAVQQHITSALVKTDVNYPESLKKEKIEQLFELTRSSKSSFCVEFYTGNDENYASQFNTGAQRNGKKSLVIEIKNDQIWINGKFTPISKLKAVINEITKGWSPKEYAEAVRSFMFKGNSIAFSKKAEKEFQKTNYVKENPSAKLLPPPPPAPLSELPPPPPPPMPPSIQDHLLKMKKLGSIFLFNEEEISFDSALELVKKDKTLSIKTPLPYSNPPKTYISKS
- a CDS encoding BlaI/MecI/CopY family transcriptional regulator; the encoded protein is MALSTSEEQLMQLLWKKEKAFMKDLIDAYPEPKPATTTIATLLKRMQDKQFVDYIQYGRSREYFPLVKKTDYFSKHVNGLIKNFFNNSAGQFASFFTQETDLSKKELEDLKAIIDSQLKKKKL